Proteins from a single region of Carassius gibelio isolate Cgi1373 ecotype wild population from Czech Republic chromosome A5, carGib1.2-hapl.c, whole genome shotgun sequence:
- the enc1 gene encoding ectoderm-neural cortex protein 1, whose translation MKMSVCVHENRKSRASTGSMNIYLFHKSSYADSVLMHLNALRQQRLFTDVLLHAGSRSFPCHRAVLAACSRYFEAMFSGGLRESQDSEVDFRDSIHPEVLELLLDYAYSSRVIINEENAESLLEAGDMLEFQDIRDACAEFLEKNLHPSNCLGMLLLSDAHQCTQLFQLSWSMCLSNFPAICKTEEFLQLPKDMLVQLLAHEELETEDERLVYESALNWVNYDLERRHCHLPELLRTVRLALLPAIFLMENVSTEELIIAQAKSKELVDEAIRCKLRILQNDGVVNSPCARPRKTSHALFLLGGPTFMCDKLYLVDQKAKEIIPKADIPSPRKEFSACAIGCKVYVTGGRGSENGVSKDVWVYDTLHEEWSKAAPMLIARFGHGSAELRHCLYVVGGHTAATGCLPASPSVSLKQVEQFDPVANKWSMVAPLREGVSNAAVVSVKLKLFAFGGTSVAHDKLPKVQCYDPSENRWTVPASCPQPWRYTAAAVLGNQIFVMGGDTEFSACSAYKFSSESYQWTKVGDVTAKRMSCQAVASGNKLYVVGGYFGTQRCKTLDCYDPTLDAWNSITTVPYSLIPTAFVSTWKHLPA comes from the exons ATGAAAATGTCAGTCTGCGTCCACGAGAACCGCAAGTCTCGTGCCAGCACAGGCTCTATGAACATCTACCTGTTCCACAAGTCCTCGTATGCAGACAGCGTGCTAATGCACTTAAATGCTCTTCGTCAGCAGAGACTCTTCACTGATGTTCTGCTCCACGCGGGAAGCCGCTCTTTCCCGTGCCACAGGGCTGTGCTGGCCGCTTGCAGCCGCTACTTTGAAGCAATGTTCAGTGGAGGGCTGAGAGAGAGTCAGGACAGTGAAGTGGACTTCAGGGACTCCATTCATCCAGAG GTATTGGAGCTCCTTCTGGATTATGCGTACTCCTCAAGAGTAATAATAAACGAGGAGAATGCAGAGTCTCTCCTTGAGGCTGGTGATATGCTGGAGTTTCAGGACATCCGTGATGCCTGTGCCGAGTTCCTTGAGAAGAACCTCCACCCATCCAACTGCCTGGGCATGCTGTTGCTCTCGGACGCTCACCAGTGCACCCAGCTCTTCCAGCTGTCCTGGAGCATGTGCCTCAGTAACTTCCCTGCTATTTGCAAGACTGAAGAGTTTCTCCAGCTGCCCAAGGACATGCTTGTCCAACTGTTGGCACACGAAGAGCTCGAAACCGAGGACGAGCGTCTAGTCTACGAGTCGGCACTGAACTGGGTGAACTACGACCTTGAGAGGAGGCACTGTCACCTTCCGGAGCTGCTCCGTACTGTGCGTCTGGCTCTCCTGCCTGCAATCTTCCTCATGGAGAACGTCTCTACAGAGGAGCTCATCATTGCACAGGCTAAAAGCAAAGAGCTAGTGGATGAAGCCATCCGCTGCAAACTGCGCATCTTGCAAAATGACGGCGTCGTTAATAGTCCTTGCGCCCGGCCACGTAAGACCAGTCATGCCCTTTTCCTGTTGGGTGGCCCCACGTTTATGTGCGACAAGCTCTACCTGGTGGACCAGAAGGCCAAAGAGATCATACCAAAGGCAGACATCCCCAGTCCACGCAAGGAGTTCAGCGCCTGTGCCATTGGCTGCAAAGTGTACGTGACAGGGGGCCGTGGCTCAGAGAACGGTGTGTCTAAGGACGTTTGGGTGTATGATACATTACATGAGGAATGGTCCAAAGCAGCTCCGATGCTGATAGCACGTTTTGGTCACGGTTCTGCTGAGTTACGCCACTGCCTTTATGTTGTTGGAGGTCACACTGCTGCCACTGGCTGCCTGCCTGCATCACCATCTGTGTCTTTGAAGCAGGTAGAGCAGTTTGATCCAGTTGCTAACAAGTGGAGTATGGTGGCTCCGCTGCGCGAAGGAGTTAGCAATGCTGCTGTCGTTAGCGTAAAGCTGAAGCTATTCGCCTTCGGAGGGACGAGCGTGGCCCACGACAAGCTACCCAAAGTTCAGTGCTACGATCCCTCAGAAAATCGCTGGACAGTCCCGGCGTCCTGTCCACAGCCGTGGCGCTACACCGCAGCTGCTGTTCTCGGCAACCAGATATTTGTAATGGGTGGTGACACCGAATTCTCAGCTTGCTCTGCCTACAAATTCAGCAGCGAATCTTATCAGTGGACTAAAGTTGGAGATGTTACGGCCAAACGAATGAGCTGCCAAGCGGTGGCCTCTGGAAACAAACTTTATGTGGTGGGTGGCTACTTTGGTACACAGCGCTGCAAAACCCTGGACTGTTACGACCCCACGCTGGATGCCTGGAACAGCATCACTACTGTACCATATTCCTTAATCCCCACTGCCTTCGTCAGCACCTGGAAACACCTCCCAGCTTGA